One Kwoniella dejecticola CBS 10117 chromosome 11, complete sequence DNA segment encodes these proteins:
- a CDS encoding glutathione-disulfide reductase yields MPPLTKAQASEVQEYDYFVIGGGSGGLASARRAASYGAKVGLAEATPKLGGTCVNVGCVPKKVMWYTADIADNLRKAAAYGFGKDGEGNRIAGDFNWTELKHKRDAYIKRLNGIYESNLLKDKVDYHSGFASFIDANTLQIDGLDGETYQVKAKNITVAVGGRPTIPDEKTIEGAKYGINSDGFFDIEEQPKRVAVVGAGYIAVELAGVFNTLGTETHLIIRKDQVLRTFDPMLSEVLVPYMEKTGLNVHKSSNVKKVEKTSSGSLLVHVDSLDKPLEVDVLLWAIGRHANTEKLGLEKIGIELDKKGDIVADDYQNTNVPNIFAVGDVAGKVLLTPVAIAAGRRLSNRLFGPEKYKNDKLSYDNIPSVVFSHPTIGSVGLSEPEAEEKYGKDNLKVYKTSFKAMSFAMLDENHKQPTSYKLICTGPEEKVVGLHIIGEGSDEMLQGFGVAVKMGATKDDFDSCVAIHPTSAEELVTLR; encoded by the exons ATGCCTCCTTTGACTAAAGCCCAAGCTTCTGAAGTCCAAGAATA TGACTACTTTGTGATCGGCGGTGGATCTGGTGGATTGGCTTCTGCT AGACGAGCCGCTTCGTACGGCGCAAAAGTCGGGTTGGCAGAAGCTACCCCGAAGTTAGGTGGTACTTGTGTGAACGtagg ATGTGTGCCGAAGA AGGTCATGTG GTACACCGCCGACATAGCAGACAACCTCAGGAAAGCCGCTGCTTACGGATTCGGTAAAGATGGGGAAGGAAATAGGATCGCTGGTGATTTCAACTGGACCGAGTTGAAGCACAAGCGAGACGCTTATATCAAGAGATTGAACGGTATATA CGAATCTAACCTGCTCAAAGACAAAGTCGACTACCACTCCGGTTTCGCCTCTTTCATCGATGCCAATACGCTCCAAATTGACGGTCTGGACGGCGAGACATACCAagtcaaagcgaagaacaTCACCGTTGCTGTCGGGGGACGACCTACCATCCCAGACGAGAAGACCATCGAAGGTGCCAAATACGGTATCAACTCTGATGGGTTCTTCGATATTGAGGAACAACCTAAACGAGTTGCCGTTGTCGGAGCAGGATACATCGCCGTCGAGCTGGCCGGGGTATTCAACACTCTCGGTACGGAGACGCATTTGATCATCAGGAAGGATCAGGTCTTGAGGACTTTTGATCCTATGCTCAGCGAAGTCTTAGTACCTTacatgg AGAAAACCGGATTGAACGTCCACAAGTCCTCCAACGTCAAGAAAGTAGAAAAGACATCCAGCGGCTCTCTTTTGGTCCACGTTGATTCTCTTGATAAGCCTCTCGAAGTTGATGTGCTGCTTTGGGCAATTGGTCGTCATGCCAACACCGAGAAATTAGGATTAGAGAAGATCGGGATTGAGCTTGACAAAAAGGGAGATATCGTTGCAGATGATTATCAGAACACCAACGTGCCCAACATCTTCGCCGTAGGAGATGTAGCCGGGAAAGTTCTCTTGACTCCCGTCGCTATTGCCGCTGGACGAAGATTGAGTAATAGGTTGTTCGGTCCTGAGAAGTACAAGAACGATAAATTGAGTTACGATAATATCCCTTCGGTCGTCTTCTC TCACCCCACGATCGGCTCAGTCGGTCTCTCCGAGCCTGAAGCGGAGGAGAAATACGGTAAAGACAATTTGAAGGTCTACAAGACTTCG TTCAAAGCTATGTCGTTCGCCATGCTGGATGAGAACCACAAACAACCTACATCGTACAAACTGATCTGTACGGGCCCCGAAGAGAAGGTCGTCGGTTTACATATTATCGGTGAAGGATCCGATGAGATGTTACAAGGCT TCGGTGTAGCTGTAAAGATGGGAGCTACCAAGGACGATTTCGATTCTTGCGTTGCTATCC ACCCCACCTCAGCCGAAGAATTGGTCACCCTTCGATAG